The nucleotide sequence CAATACGATTGAATGCTGAGGACTTTTTTACCGTCGCGACGAAGAGGCGCGGACTGAGTGGGAGAGCAGGGGAAGCAGAACCAGGGTCGAAGAGTTTTTTATCTTAAATTATGCTGACAGCTAGGTGGGTGTATTACTTGAAGCCCCAGCTAGGTTATAGATTGATGGTGTAATCGACTTGTGTCTAAAGTCTAAATGAACAAGCTAGCTTATTTGGAATGTCCTACGGGAATTGCGGGTGATATGTGCTTGGGGGCACTCGTAGATGCGGGTGTTCCTTTAGAATACTTGATTGAAAAGCTCAATCAATTGGGGATTTCCCACGAATACCAGTTACGGTCTGAACGTGTCCAGCGCAACGGTCAGCAGGCGACGAAAGTGCATGTCGATTTGCGGGGGAAGTTGAATTTGGAGGAAAACAATAGCTACCATCATCACGACGGGGGACACACTAACAACCACGATCGCCACCACGAGCATCATCATCTGCATCAGGATAGTTCGGCTACGCGGCACTTGCCAGAAATAGAAGATTTGATTGCAGCCGCAGGTTTGCCTTCAAGAGCGATCGCCGGAAGTTTGGCAATATTTCGCCAATTGGCAGAAGCTGAAGCAGCGGTTCATGGAATTCCACCAGAGCAGGTTCATTTCCATGAAGTGGGAGCCACTGATGCCATTGTAGATATTGTTGGTACGTGTTTGGGGCTGGATTGGCTAGGAATTGACGAACTGTATTGTTCTGCACTTCCAACTGGTGGCGGGACGGTGAGGGCGGCTCACGGTCAGCTATCGGTTCCCGTCCCAGCAGTGTTAAAGTTGTGGGAATCGCGTCAGGTTCCGGTTTATTCTAATGGCATTGAGAGAGAACTGGTGACGCCGACTGGG is from Microcoleus sp. FACHB-831 and encodes:
- the larC gene encoding nickel pincer cofactor biosynthesis protein LarC yields the protein MNKLAYLECPTGIAGDMCLGALVDAGVPLEYLIEKLNQLGISHEYQLRSERVQRNGQQATKVHVDLRGKLNLEENNSYHHHDGGHTNNHDRHHEHHHLHQDSSATRHLPEIEDLIAAAGLPSRAIAGSLAIFRQLAEAEAAVHGIPPEQVHFHEVGATDAIVDIVGTCLGLDWLGIDELYCSALPTGGGTVRAAHGQLSVPVPAVLKLWESRQVPVYSNGIERELVTPTGAAIACTLCTSFGPPPAMTIHRIGLGAGSRQLPIPNVLRLWIGSPQDTPISRVESQEASESPYLETISVLETQIDDLSPQAIGYVFEVLFAAGAVDVFTQPIGMKKSRTGILLTVICHPEQIAACETVLFRETTTLGVRRFTQQRSILQREIQQVQTAYGSIRMKVAWMGRADNKTLANVQPEYEDCADIARTNNLAWREVHQMALDAWYRQH